From a single Rhinoderma darwinii isolate aRhiDar2 unplaced genomic scaffold, aRhiDar2.hap1 Scaffold_220, whole genome shotgun sequence genomic region:
- the MMP15 gene encoding matrix metalloproteinase-15 isoform X2, protein MDMRVGGGPWRCRRGLLLGWSLLLLSFQGYTAGGEDDSRAEAWLRLYGYLPQANRQMSTMRSAQILASAISEMQQFYGIPVTGELDRTTREWMQKPRCGVPDQFESMAKSSMRRRRYAHTGRKWNQQQLTYSIQNHSAKLGAYNSMDAIRKAFAVWSSVTPLTFSEIAYESLRQHRATADILILFASGFHGDSSPFDGPGGFLAHAYFPGAGMGGDAHFDLEEPWTVDNSDLSGNHLFLVAIHELGHSLGLEHSNNPTAIMAPFYQWMDTENFQLPEDDRRGIQQLYGHPDRRPPKPPPGGKPERPGNAPPRSPSSPDQYGPNICEGNFDSVTVLRGEMFVFKGAWFWRVRNNRVLDNYPMPIGHFWRGLPANISAAYERHDGKFVFFKGDKYWVFREANLEPGYPQPLSDYGYGVPYDRIDTAIWWEPTGHTYLFRGDSYWRFNEKTRAVDTGYPKSIKVWAGIPDTPKGASLDLDASCTYFYRGDKYWKFDNQRLKTEPGYPKSVLRDYMGCQEDVFKEPDAAPRWPDVERPPFNPAAEPEETPPDEDEEPAGRDVDVVVHIDEYTRAVSVAMVIVPLLLLLCILGLIYIIVQMHRNGPPKSLRYCKRSLQEWV, encoded by the exons ATGGACATGAGGGTCGGCGGAGGACCGTGGAGATGTCGCCGGGGGCTGCTGCTGGGATGGAGCCTTCTCCTCCTCTCATTTCAGGGATACACGGCGGGCGGCGAGGACGACTCCCGGGCTGAG gcctGGCTGCGTCTCTATGGTTACCTCCCGCAGGCCAACCGTCAGATGTCCACCATGCGCTCCGCTCAGATCCTCGCCTCCGCCATCTCCGAAATGCAGCAATTCTACGGGATCCCGGTGACGGGGGAGCTGGACCGCACCACCCGAGA GTGGATGCAGAAACCGCGCTGTGGGGTCCCCGACCAGTTCGAAAGCATGGCCAAGTCCAGCATGCGGCGGAGACGCTACGCCCACACCGGACGCAAGTGGAACCAGCAGCAGCTGACGTACAG CATCCAGAACCACTCGGCCAAGCTGGGCGCCTATAACTCCATGGATGCCATACGGAAGGCGTTTGCTGTGTGGTCGAGTGTAACGCCGCTGACCTTCTCAGAAATAGCGTACGAGAGCTTACGCCAGCACCGCGCCACCGCCGACATCCTCATCCTCTTCGCCTCCGGGTTCCATGGTGACAGCTCGCCCTTCGATGGTCCTGGCGGGTTCCTGGCGCATGCTTACTTCCCCGGGGCAGGCATGGGCGGAGATGCCCATTTTGACTTGGAAGAACCGTGGACAGTGGATAACAGCGACCTGTCAG GGAATCACCTCTTCCTGGTCGCAATCCATGAGCTCGGACATTCCCTGGGACTGGAGCATTCCAATAACCCCACCGCCATCATGGCGCCATTCTACCAGTGGATGGACACGGAAAACTTCCAACTGCCCGAGGACGACAGGCGAGGAATACAACAACTGTACG GCCACCCTGACAGGAGACCCCCaaagccaccaccagggggaaaACCCGAGCGGCCTGGAAATGCCCCTCCTAGAAGCCCCTCCAGTCCTGACCAGTACGGGCCAAATATCTGCGAGGGCAACTTTGATTCGGTGACCGTCCTGCGGGGGGAGATGTTTGTTTTTAAG GGCGCCTGGTTCTGGAGGGTGCGCAATAACCGGGTCCTGGATAATTACCCCATGCCGATCGGCCATTTCTGGCGAGGACTCCCGGCCAACATAAGCGCCGCCTACGAGAGACACGATGGGAAGTTTGTCTTCTTTAAAG GAGATAAATACTGGGTGTTCCGTGAGGCCAATCTAGAGCCGGGCTATCCGCAACCACTGAGCGACTACGGCTACGGCGTCCCATATGACAGGATCGACACGGCCATATGGTGGGAGCCCACGGGACACACCTACCTCTTCCGGGGAGACAG TTACTGGCGTTTCAATGAGAAGACTCGCGCTGTTGACACCGGTTACCCCAAGTCTATAAAGGTCTGGGCCGGCATCCCGGACACCCCCAAAGGAGCCTCCCTAGATTTAGACGCAT CTTGCACTTACTTCTACAGAGGAGACAAGTACTGGAAGTTTGACAACCAGCGTCTGAAGACGGAGCCCGGATACCCCAAGTCTGTGCTGCGAGACTACATGGGCTGCCAGGAAGACGTGTTCAAAGAGCCGGACGCTGCCCCCCGCTGGCCAGACGTGGAGCGGCCACCGTTTAATCCTGCCGCTGAGCCCGAGGAGACGCCACCGGATGAGGACGAGGAGCCCGCCGGTCGGGATGTGGATGTGGTCGTCCATATTGATGAGTACACGCGGGCGGTCAGCGTTGCCATGGTGATTGTGCCTCTACTACTGCTGCTGTGCATCTTGGGATTGATCTATATCATTGTTCAGATGCACAGGAACGGGCCCCCCAAATCCCTCAGATACTGCAAGCGATCCCTGCAGGAATGGGTGTGA
- the MMP15 gene encoding matrix metalloproteinase-15 isoform X1 produces MDMRVGGGPWRCRRGLLLGWSLLLLSFQGYTAGGEDDSRAEAWLRLYGYLPQANRQMSTMRSAQILASAISEMQQFYGIPVTGELDRTTREWMQKPRCGVPDQFESMAKSSMRRRRYAHTGRKWNQQQLTYSIQNHSAKLGAYNSMDAIRKAFAVWSSVTPLTFSEIAYESLRQHRATADILILFASGFHGDSSPFDGPGGFLAHAYFPGAGMGGDAHFDLEEPWTVDNSDLSGNHLFLVAIHELGHSLGLEHSNNPTAIMAPFYQWMDTENFQLPEDDRRGIQQLYGSPSNEAPSTLSPIPTPGHPDRRPPKPPPGGKPERPGNAPPRSPSSPDQYGPNICEGNFDSVTVLRGEMFVFKGAWFWRVRNNRVLDNYPMPIGHFWRGLPANISAAYERHDGKFVFFKGDKYWVFREANLEPGYPQPLSDYGYGVPYDRIDTAIWWEPTGHTYLFRGDSYWRFNEKTRAVDTGYPKSIKVWAGIPDTPKGASLDLDASCTYFYRGDKYWKFDNQRLKTEPGYPKSVLRDYMGCQEDVFKEPDAAPRWPDVERPPFNPAAEPEETPPDEDEEPAGRDVDVVVHIDEYTRAVSVAMVIVPLLLLLCILGLIYIIVQMHRNGPPKSLRYCKRSLQEWV; encoded by the exons ATGGACATGAGGGTCGGCGGAGGACCGTGGAGATGTCGCCGGGGGCTGCTGCTGGGATGGAGCCTTCTCCTCCTCTCATTTCAGGGATACACGGCGGGCGGCGAGGACGACTCCCGGGCTGAG gcctGGCTGCGTCTCTATGGTTACCTCCCGCAGGCCAACCGTCAGATGTCCACCATGCGCTCCGCTCAGATCCTCGCCTCCGCCATCTCCGAAATGCAGCAATTCTACGGGATCCCGGTGACGGGGGAGCTGGACCGCACCACCCGAGA GTGGATGCAGAAACCGCGCTGTGGGGTCCCCGACCAGTTCGAAAGCATGGCCAAGTCCAGCATGCGGCGGAGACGCTACGCCCACACCGGACGCAAGTGGAACCAGCAGCAGCTGACGTACAG CATCCAGAACCACTCGGCCAAGCTGGGCGCCTATAACTCCATGGATGCCATACGGAAGGCGTTTGCTGTGTGGTCGAGTGTAACGCCGCTGACCTTCTCAGAAATAGCGTACGAGAGCTTACGCCAGCACCGCGCCACCGCCGACATCCTCATCCTCTTCGCCTCCGGGTTCCATGGTGACAGCTCGCCCTTCGATGGTCCTGGCGGGTTCCTGGCGCATGCTTACTTCCCCGGGGCAGGCATGGGCGGAGATGCCCATTTTGACTTGGAAGAACCGTGGACAGTGGATAACAGCGACCTGTCAG GGAATCACCTCTTCCTGGTCGCAATCCATGAGCTCGGACATTCCCTGGGACTGGAGCATTCCAATAACCCCACCGCCATCATGGCGCCATTCTACCAGTGGATGGACACGGAAAACTTCCAACTGCCCGAGGACGACAGGCGAGGAATACAACAACTGTACG GGAGTCCGAGCAATGAGGCACCGAGCACCCTGTCTCCTATTCCCACTCCAGGCCACCCTGACAGGAGACCCCCaaagccaccaccagggggaaaACCCGAGCGGCCTGGAAATGCCCCTCCTAGAAGCCCCTCCAGTCCTGACCAGTACGGGCCAAATATCTGCGAGGGCAACTTTGATTCGGTGACCGTCCTGCGGGGGGAGATGTTTGTTTTTAAG GGCGCCTGGTTCTGGAGGGTGCGCAATAACCGGGTCCTGGATAATTACCCCATGCCGATCGGCCATTTCTGGCGAGGACTCCCGGCCAACATAAGCGCCGCCTACGAGAGACACGATGGGAAGTTTGTCTTCTTTAAAG GAGATAAATACTGGGTGTTCCGTGAGGCCAATCTAGAGCCGGGCTATCCGCAACCACTGAGCGACTACGGCTACGGCGTCCCATATGACAGGATCGACACGGCCATATGGTGGGAGCCCACGGGACACACCTACCTCTTCCGGGGAGACAG TTACTGGCGTTTCAATGAGAAGACTCGCGCTGTTGACACCGGTTACCCCAAGTCTATAAAGGTCTGGGCCGGCATCCCGGACACCCCCAAAGGAGCCTCCCTAGATTTAGACGCAT CTTGCACTTACTTCTACAGAGGAGACAAGTACTGGAAGTTTGACAACCAGCGTCTGAAGACGGAGCCCGGATACCCCAAGTCTGTGCTGCGAGACTACATGGGCTGCCAGGAAGACGTGTTCAAAGAGCCGGACGCTGCCCCCCGCTGGCCAGACGTGGAGCGGCCACCGTTTAATCCTGCCGCTGAGCCCGAGGAGACGCCACCGGATGAGGACGAGGAGCCCGCCGGTCGGGATGTGGATGTGGTCGTCCATATTGATGAGTACACGCGGGCGGTCAGCGTTGCCATGGTGATTGTGCCTCTACTACTGCTGCTGTGCATCTTGGGATTGATCTATATCATTGTTCAGATGCACAGGAACGGGCCCCCCAAATCCCTCAGATACTGCAAGCGATCCCTGCAGGAATGGGTGTGA